From the Candidatus Poribacteria bacterium genome, the window GTCCTCCCAGAGATAGGCGGTCTTGTGTCCGTTCGGGTTCACGGGGTTTTCGATGCCCTTATTGAACGGGAAGAACCGCGTCCTGTCGCGTTGCAAGTGGGTCGTCATTGAGGCCTTCTCGTTGCCGACAGCGAAATGCACCAGACACCGCTTGAATCGGAACAGAGGTTCCCTCGGATCCCGATCCGTCCGATACTGCTTCTCCGCATCCGTCACCACCTGACCGGTGAGGCTATTCTTCAGCTCCATCGTCACCAGCGGTAACCCGTTGAGGAAGAGCGTCATATCCAGCGATTTCTCGTTCTTTTTTGAGTAATGCAGTTGTCGGATCAGGGAGAAGCGGTTCAGGTTGTAGAGACGTAGATGCTCGCGGTTCATGCCGCTGGCGGGACGGAAGTAGGTGAGATGAAAATGGCATCCTCTATCTTTAACGCCCTTCTGAAGCACGTCCGCTACCCCGCGATGCTCGATCTCTCTGCTGATCCGGTTGAGGAGTTTAAGGGGTATCTCCCCATCGGACTGGCTTTTGAGTTTCAGATATTCTTTAGGTTGCGTGTCCTGAATGAACTGAAGAACCTCATCGGGTATCAGGCAGAGGGATTTATCGTAGTCAGCAGATTGTAACGACCGATAGCCTGACTGGTTCAGGTGGTGTTCGATGTGTTCTTCAAATCTCTGTTCTGTATACGTCGACACGGATTTACACCTCGTTTCGGACATCTATCTTGCCGGTCACGGCTTCGGAGATGAGGGATTGACGGTATTCTTTGAGGAGTTCAATCTTTCGCTGTTCTGCGGTTATCAGTTCATCAATTTGTTCGGTTTCGCGGTCAAGAAAGTTGACGATCTGACTCTGTTCTTGTTCGGATGGGACTGCTATAAATAACTCGTTAATAGATTGGGCATTAAGGTTAGCTAACCCAGTAGTTGTTTCACTCTGATACTTATATTGTTCTCTGGCAAGAGAACAGTTCATGAAGTAATGCAGAAATTTGCTGTTGATATAACTCTGGGGTCGAAGCCTTTGAACAAAGTTTGAGTAACAAGCGAGCATAGCCTCGATTGTTTCATCAACGATCCCTGTTTTTCCAATGTGATTTTGACTACCACTGGACTTAGTCACGATCAGATCCCCTTGGGTTAACAGAAATCTTTCTGCCTCTTCTTTGCTGAGTTTCCGCTTCATTAAGTTCTGTAAATCCCAATGACCATCTATTGTGATTTCCGTCGATCGA encodes:
- a CDS encoding type I restriction endonuclease subunit R is translated as MSTYTEQRFEEHIEHHLNQSGYRSLQSADYDKSLCLIPDEVLQFIQDTQPKEYLKLKSQSDGEIPLKLLNRISREIEHRGVADVLQKGVKDRGCHFHLTYFRPASGMNREHLRLYNLNRFSLIRQLHYSKKNEKSLDMTLFLNGLPLVTMELKNSLTGQVVTDAEKQYRTDRDPREPLFRFKRCLVHFAVGNEKASMTTHLQRDRTRFFPFNKGIENPVNPNGHKTAYLWEDILQPDNLMELINDFIHEQETTEKVYDDKMKMVKDVKRPVLVFPRYHQLDVIRELKTAIVAEGVGQNYLIQHTTGSGKSNSIAWLAHLLTHLYRSPDDDTIHKKIHGNAELRRVIEGDNSEDNKWYKFEQVIDEILLGFVNSKLELYTKLSQPEINAAFKRHLYRDYLQQNRRLG